A window of the Linepithema humile isolate Giens D197 chromosome 4, Lhum_UNIL_v1.0, whole genome shotgun sequence genome harbors these coding sequences:
- the LOC105668062 gene encoding acyl-CoA Delta-9 desaturase isoform X2, whose amino-acid sequence MSPDIDMKEPKDENSSKETEKKSINWVAVLYYLYLHLVGIIGLYILFTKAKWMTVFYLSFIVTIAFIGITSGAHRLYAHSTFVAVSQLRFFLVLAHTLAGVGSIYNWVFWHRIHHKFYCTEKDPYNHKKGFFYSHVISNILSAPSDLEKYAKDIDMRDVEADGFVWIQRKFYWLLFIIFGVLLPINAPIEYWDESFINSWLIIGAARLLITTHISWLVNSAVLVWGLKMGAKLISYFVNMRDTISLIYRLLYKMPKSHDFQSMIIPSSFLINRIG is encoded by the exons A TGTCGCCAGATATCGATATGAAAGAACCTAAAGACGAAAATAGCAGCAAAGAAACGGAGAAGAAATCTATAAATTGGGTAGCCGTTTTGTACTATCTGTATCTTCATCTTGTGGGCATCATtggtttatatattttattcacgaAAGCAAAATGGATGACAGTTTTCTACC TTTCATTTATCGTCACAATCGCTTTCATAGGAATAACGTCGGGTGCTCATAGATTGTACGCACATTCGACGTTCGTTGCAGTATCACAACTTAGATTTTTTCTCGTATTAGCACACACCCTCGCAGGTGTG GGATCGATATATAATTGGGTTTTTTGGCATAGAATTCAccacaaattttattgtaccgAAAAGGATCCGTATAATCACAAAAAAGGATTTTTCTATTCCCACGTAatcagtaatattttatcggcACCGTCTGACTTAGAGAAATACGCGAAGGACATCGATATGCGCGATGTAGAGGCCGATGGATTCGTATGGATACAACGAAA GTTCTATTGGTTATTATTCATCATTTTCGGAGTTCTACTGCCTATTAACGCACCAATAGAATACTGGGATGAATCGTTCATAAACTCATGGCTGATCATCGGTGCAGCgcgattattaataacaacgcATATTTCTTGGCTAGTTAACAGTGCAGTATTGGTTTGGGGTTTGAAGATGGGAGCCAAGTTAATATCCTATTTTGTTAATATGCGTGATACTATTTCACTTATCTACAGACTGCTCTATAAAATGCCGAAAAGTCACG atTTCCAGTCGATGATAATTCCGTcttctttcttaataaatcGTATTGGCTGA
- the LOC105668062 gene encoding acyl-CoA Delta-9 desaturase isoform X1: MSPDIDMKEPKDENSSKETEKKSINWVAVLYYLYLHLVGIIGLYILFTKAKWMTVFYLSFIVTIAFIGITSGAHRLYAHSTFVAVSQLRFFLVLAHTLAGVGSIYNWVFWHRIHHKFYCTEKDPYNHKKGFFYSHVISNILSAPSDLEKYAKDIDMRDVEADGFVWIQRKFYWLLFIIFGVLLPINAPIEYWDESFINSWLIIGAARLLITTHISWLVNSAVLVWGLKMGAKFPVDDNSVFFLNKSYWLNYHYVIPWDYRNDEFGTYNKGFATFFIKMWRELNLINEMKSISSEDVRDALQKMASKKMTMNEILAELKQKAEEAAYKQKLTYHH, encoded by the exons A TGTCGCCAGATATCGATATGAAAGAACCTAAAGACGAAAATAGCAGCAAAGAAACGGAGAAGAAATCTATAAATTGGGTAGCCGTTTTGTACTATCTGTATCTTCATCTTGTGGGCATCATtggtttatatattttattcacgaAAGCAAAATGGATGACAGTTTTCTACC TTTCATTTATCGTCACAATCGCTTTCATAGGAATAACGTCGGGTGCTCATAGATTGTACGCACATTCGACGTTCGTTGCAGTATCACAACTTAGATTTTTTCTCGTATTAGCACACACCCTCGCAGGTGTG GGATCGATATATAATTGGGTTTTTTGGCATAGAATTCAccacaaattttattgtaccgAAAAGGATCCGTATAATCACAAAAAAGGATTTTTCTATTCCCACGTAatcagtaatattttatcggcACCGTCTGACTTAGAGAAATACGCGAAGGACATCGATATGCGCGATGTAGAGGCCGATGGATTCGTATGGATACAACGAAA GTTCTATTGGTTATTATTCATCATTTTCGGAGTTCTACTGCCTATTAACGCACCAATAGAATACTGGGATGAATCGTTCATAAACTCATGGCTGATCATCGGTGCAGCgcgattattaataacaacgcATATTTCTTGGCTAGTTAACAGTGCAGTATTGGTTTGGGGTTTGAAGATGGGAGCCAA atTTCCAGTCGATGATAATTCCGTcttctttcttaataaatcGTATTGGCTGAATTATCATTACGTGATACCATGGGACTACAGAAACGATGAATTCGGCACATACAACAAAggttttgcaacatttttcatcaaaatgtGGCGCGAGCTTAATTTGATCAATGAGATGAAGAGTATTTCTAGCGAAGATGTGCGAGATGCTCTCCAGAAGATGGCTTCAAAAAAAATGACGATGAACGAGATCTTAGCGGAGTTGAAGCAGAAAGCGGAGGAAGCCGcttacaaacaaaaattaacgTACCATCACTAA
- the LOC105668061 gene encoding acyl-CoA Delta12-desaturase encodes MSPNENRISSATTTEMNNTLKSNRIVNGGSISAKEQQTVRKDESTEVKVEYVPRIKWLDLGAQIFIHAGGLYGLYLVFTQAKLLTTLWVFITIYISGFGITAGVHRLWSHKSYKAKWPLRLLLIFLFTITGQKDVYTWALDHRVHHKYSETDADPHDVRRGFFFAHVGWLFTTPHPDVVAKRNAVDMSDLEADPIVMWQKRLYIPLFALLTIGLPVFVPWYYWSESLWVSFWVNFNLRFGINLNIAFCVNSVAHSWGQKPYDKNISPVENFAVSIAALGEGYHNYHHVFPWDYKTSELGDYSFNLSTAFIDAFARIGWVYDRKYVSPMMIRRRALRYGDGSHIWGYGDVDISKEDKEELDMMANQEN; translated from the exons ATGTCGCCGAACGAGAACAGGATATCATCGGCAACCACGACCGAAATGAACAATACACTGAAGAGCAACCGGATCGTAAATGGCGGATCGATAAGCGCGAAGGAGCAACAGACAGTACGAAAGGACGAGTCGACCGAGGTCAAGGTTGAATACGTGCCAAGGATCAAGTGGTTGGATCTCGGCGCGCAAATCTTTATACACGCCGGTGGTCTCTACGGTCTCTATTTGGTGTTCACGCAGGCAAAGCTACTCACAACACTGTGGG TGTtcataacaatttatatatccgGATTCGGCATTACGGCTGGCGTTCACAGATTATGGTCGCATAAATCGTACAAAGCGAAATGGCCTCTGCGTCTGCTTCTAATCTTCCTATTCACGATTACGGGACAA AAAGACGTATATACGTGGGCATTGGATCACAGAGTACATCACAAATACAGCGAAACCGACGCGGACCCCCATGACGTGAGAAGAGGTTTCTTCTTCGCACACGTGGGGTGGCTTTTTACGACGCCTCATCCCGACGTCGTTGCCAAGCGCAACGCCGTCGACATGAGCGACTTGGAAGCTGATCCTATAGTTATGTGGCAGAAAAG GTTGTATATACCTCTATTTGCGCTTCTGACCATAGGACTGCCGGTGTTCGTTCCTTGGTATTATTGGTCGGAGTCGTTGTGGGTTTCGTTCTGGGTAAACTTCAACCTCCGCTTTGGCATAAACTTAAACATAGCTTTCTGCGTTAACAGCGTGGCACACTCGTGGGGACAGAAACCCTACGATAA GAACATCTCGCCGGTGGAGAACTTCGCGGTGTCGATCGCGGCTCTCGGTGAGGGATATCACAATTATCATCATGTATTCCCGTGGGACTACAAGACCAGCGAGTTGGGCGATTACTCTTTCAATTTAAGCACCGCCTTCATCGATGCGTTCGCGCGGATCGGCTGGGTTTACGATCGGAAGTATGTTTCGCCGATGATGATCCGTCGCAGAGCGCTTCGCTACGGTGACGGAAGTCACATTTGGGGTTACGGAGATGTCGACATCTCGAAAGAGGATAAAGAAGAGTTAGATATGATGGCCAATCAGGAAAATTGA